In one Nicotiana tomentosiformis chromosome 6, ASM39032v3, whole genome shotgun sequence genomic region, the following are encoded:
- the LOC108944053 gene encoding uncharacterized protein, with amino-acid sequence MLKFIFIARGLGKIIMCGLFMERTIVVLVMFIFKILLVVREVHKWRIMLKIFDYVKWYQMLLVFTRGVQSQQNVVEPPNDEAKRFYESLESASRPLYEGSMHSELSVAVRLLTIKSDWNISQAGMNAIIGLMSEVSPSINLPNDYYNAKKLVSKLGLSSTKIDCCENGCMLYYKDDAALEACKFYGLSCFKEVTNAKGRKVAVKKMHYLPIIPRLKRMHASMSYAPHMRWHYENRRSPGVLCHPSDGEAWKHFDRIFPDFTNEPRNVRLDLCADGFTPFSDSAAPYSCWPVFVMPYNLPPEMCMTSPYLFLTYIVLGPSNPKGSIDVYLQPLIDDLKLLWHEGVETYDISTKQNFRLRAALM; translated from the coding sequence ATGTTAAAGTTCATCTTTATAGCAAGGGGTTTAGGAAAAATTATTATGTGTGGACTGTTCATGGAGAGAACTATTGTAGTGTTGGTGATGTTCATTTTCAAAATCTTGTTAGTAGTGAGAGAAGTACACAAATGGAGAATAATGTTGAAAATTTTCGATTACGTGAAATGGTATCAGATGCTTTTGGTTTTTACCCGGGGGGTTCAATCCCAACAAAATGTTGTTGAGCCTCCCAATGATGAGGCAAAGCGCTTCTATGAATCATTAGAGTCGGCTAGTCGTCCACTCTATGAAGGCTCAATGCATTCTGAGTTGTCTGTTGCCGTTAGATTATTAACTATTAAATCAGATTGGAACATTTCTCAGGCGGGCATGAATGCTATAATTGGGCTCATGAGTGAAGTTAGTCCGAGCATTAACTTACCCAATGATTACTATAATGCAAAGAAATTGGTTTCCAAGTTAGGACTTTCCTCAACaaaaattgattgttgtgaaaATGGTtgtatgttatattataaagatgatgcggCTCTAGAAGCGTGCAAATTTTATGGATTGTCTTGTTTTAAGGAAGTCACAAATGCCAAAGGTAGGAAAGTTGCAGTTAAGAAGATGCATTACTTACCAATTATACCTAGATTAAAGAGGATGCATGCATCAATGAGTTATGCTCcccatatgagatggcactatgaaaatagaaggTCGCCTGGTGTTTTGTGTCATCCATCGGATGgagaagcgtggaagcattttgataggaTATTTCCAGACTTTACTAATGAACCAAGAAACGTTAGGTTGGATTTGTGTGCAGACGGATTCACTCCATTTTCCGACTCTGctgcaccatattcatgttggcctgtctttgtTATGCCATATAATCTTCCACCTGAAATGTGTATGACAAGTCCATATTTGTTCCTAACTTATATAGTTCTGGGTCCAAGTAATCCAAAAGGTTCAATTGATGTATATTTACAGCCATTGATTGATGATCTAAAATTATTGTGGCATGaaggtgttgaaacatatgacatatcaactaagCAAAACTTTAGATTGCGTGCTGCTTTGATGTGA